A region from the Drosophila bipectinata strain 14024-0381.07 chromosome 3R, DbipHiC1v2, whole genome shotgun sequence genome encodes:
- the TwdlQ gene encoding uncharacterized protein TwdlQ encodes MRGFLLFCLIVSVSAAKLGYNYQAAAGDRRFAGLIDSEATGFSATSSQQQQQQQQDARLQVPAAVDEFSKEFYTYTAPEEEFADREATEHIASMLKRNLRVLFIKSPEHQGLTNAALQLAKQASEQRTAIYVLSKQADIGQLAQRLQNENQAVSHKPEVHFVKYRTPEDAVRAQQLIQQQFDALGGSSRSSDEGVAPVLDFSSAPANEPAQASVQGQESGVLNTKYLPAASLRSR; translated from the exons ATGCGTGGATTCCTG TTATTTTGCCTTATTGTATCCGTTTCGGCGGCCAAGTTGGGATATAATTACCAAGCTGCCGCTGGCGACCGTCGTTTTGCTGGACTCATCGATTCCGAGGCTACAGGATTCAGTGCCACTTCatcacagcagcagcagcagcaacagcaagaTGCCCGACTTCAAGTACCGGCTGCCGTGGATGAGTTTAGCAAGGAGTTCTACACGTACACCGCTCCCGAGGAGGAGTTTGCCGATAGAGAGGCCACCGAGCATATAGCCAGCATGCTGAAGCGGAACCTGCGAGTGCTGTTCATCAAATCGCCGGAGCACCAGGGTCTGACCAACGCCGCCCTCCAGCTGGCCAAGCAGGCCAGTGAGCAGCGCACCGCCATCTACGTGCTCAGCAAGCAGGCGGACATCGGGCAGCTGGCCCAGCGTCTGCAGAATGAAAACCAGGCGGTGAGCCACAAACCGGAGGTACACTTCGTCAAGTACCGCACGCCGGAGGATGCGGTGCGAGCACAGCAGCTCATCCAGCAGCAGTTCGACGCCCTGGGCGGCAGCTCACGCAGCTCCGACGAGGGCGTTGCTCCCGTCCTTGACTTCAGCTCGGCTCCGGCCAATGAGCCGGCTCAGGCTTCGGTCCAGGGCCAGGAGTCAGGTGTTCTAAATACAAAGTATCTGCCTGCAGCTTCGTTGCGTAGCAGATAG
- the amon gene encoding neuroendocrine convertase 2 isoform X1, with translation MAAAAWSWLLGAGFLALSLLLQLAHVGAGAGGGGSGSGLSGPAVFTSSFLVRFRRGVDNGFAHQVADKYGFDNLGPLVGADGHEYHFKHRTLPHARTRRSLTHTRALKSHPAVHTAVQQPGFKRVKRGLRPAVPAIHGMKFDMKLGEVNHIEEEPTDPYFPMQWYLKNTGQNGGKVRLDLNVQAAWAQGITGKNVTTAIMDDGVDYMHPDLKFNYNAEASYDFSSNDPFPYPRYTDDWFNSHGTRCAGEVAAARDNGICGVGVAYDSKIAGIRMLDQPYMTDLIEANSMGHEPHKIHIYSASWGPTDDGKTVDGPRNATMRAIVQGVNEGRNGLGNIYVWASGDGGEEDDCNCDGYAASMWTISINSAINDGQNAHYDESCSSTLASTFSNGAKDPNTGVATTDLYGKCTTTHSGTSAAAPEAAGVFALALEANPQLTWRDIQHLTVLTSKRNSLFDAKNRFHWTMNGVGLEFNHLFGFGVLDAGAMVTLSKQWHAVPPRYHCEAGEINQPQAIVMGRSLFWEIKTDACKGTDTEVNYLEHVQAVISANASRRGDLELFLTSPMGTKSMILSRRANDDDHRDGFTKWPFMTTHSWGEYPQGTWKLEARFNSPQTRHGYLLEWSLVLHGTKDAPYRTLHPSSPHSKLAIVKKAHEDKKMK, from the exons ATGGCCGCAGCTGCATGGAGCTGGCTGCTGGGCGCCGGATTCCTGGCCCTGTCGCTGCTCCTCCAGCTAGCCCACGTCGGTGCGGGAGCGGGAGGTGGCGGATCGGGAAGCGGCTTGAGCGGCCCCGCCGTCTTCACCAGCTCCTTCCTGGTGAGGTTCCGGCGAGGAGTGGACAATGGCTTTGCCCACCAGGTGGCAGACAAATATGGTTTCGACAACCTGGGCCCG CTGGTCGGCGCCGATGGACACGAGTATCATTTCAAGCATCGGACCCTGCCCCATGCCCGGACCAGGCGGAGTCTGACGCACACTCGGGCTTTGAAGAGCCACCCGGCG GTGCACACGGCCGTGCAACAGCCTGGATTCAAGCGGGTTAAGCGTGGTCTGCGGCCAGCTGTTCCTGCCATTCATGGCATGAAGTTCGACATGAAGCTCGGCGAAGTTAATCACATCGAGGAGGAGCCCACCGACCCGTATTTTCCGATGCAGTGGTACCTGAAAAACACGGGCCAGAACGGCGGAAAGGTGCGACTCGATCTCAACGTGCAGGCAGCGTGGGCCCAGGGCATCACCGGGAAAAATGTCACCACGGCCATCATGGATGACG GAGTGGACTATATGCATCCTGacttgaaatttaattat AATGCGGAGGCCAGCTACGACTTTAGCAGTAATGATCCCTTTCCGTATCCCCGCTACACCGACGACTGGTTTAATAG TCATGGAACCCGGTGTGCCGGCGAAGTGGCTGCTGCCAGAGATAATGGAATTTGTGGCGTTGGCGTTGCTTATGACAGCAAAATCGCAG GCATACGCATGCTGGATCAGCCGTACATGACGGACCTAATCGAGGCCAACTCCATGGGCCACGAGCCGCACAAAATCCACATCTACAGCGCCTCCTGGGGTCCCACGGACGATGGCAAGACGGTCGATGGACCGCGGAACGCCACCATGCGAGCGATAGTCCAGGGCGTGAATGAG GGACGAAATGGCCTGGGCAACATCTATGTTTGGGCATCCGGCGACGGCGGAGAGGAGGACGACTGCAACTGCGACGGGTATGCCGCCTCCATGTGGACTATTTCCATTAATAGCGCCATCAACGACGGCCAGAACGCTCACTACGACGAGAGCTGCAGCTCCACCCTAGCGTCCACGTTCAGCAATGGAGCCAAGGACCCCAATACGGGCGTTGCTACCACGGACTTGTATGGAAAGTGCACGACCACCCACTCGGGTACCAGTGCGGCGGCGCCCGAAGCAGCGGGCGTCTTTGCCCTGGCCTTGGAGGCAAA TCCGCAGCTTACTTGGCGCGATATCCAGCATCTGACGGTGCTGACATCAAAACGCAACTCCCTGTTCGATGCCAAGAACCGTTTCCACTGGACAATGAACGGCGTGGGCCTGGAGTTCAATCACCTCTTCGGGTTCGGAGTACTAGATGCAGGCGCCATGGTCACGTTGTCGAAGCAATGGCATGCAGTGCCACCTCGATACCACTGTGAAGCGGGCGAGATTAACCAACCGCA GGCCATTGTTATGGGCCGCTCGCTGTTTTGGGAGATCAAAACCGATGCCTGCAAGGGCACTGACACGGAGGTCAACTACTTGGAGCATGTTCAGGCGGTGATATCGGCGAATGCCTCGCGGCGTGGCGATTTGGAACTATTCCTTACCTCGCCCATGGGAACAAA ATCTATGATCCTGTCGCGTCGCGCTAATGATGATGATCACCGCGATGGTTTTACCAAGTGGCCCTTCATGACCACTCATTCCTGGGGTGAATATCCACAGGGAACCTGGAAATTGGAG GCTCGTTTCAATTCCCCGCAAACGCGACATGGATACCTTTTGGAATGGTCTTTGGTACTCCATGGCACCAAGGATGCGCCCTACCGCACTCTCCATCCTTCCTCGCCCCACTCCAAGCTGGCAATTGTAAAGAAGGCCCACGAGGACAAAAAGATGAAGTAG
- the amon gene encoding neuroendocrine convertase 2 isoform X2, producing the protein MGHASRRMLVGADGHEYHFKHRTLPHARTRRSLTHTRALKSHPAVHTAVQQPGFKRVKRGLRPAVPAIHGMKFDMKLGEVNHIEEEPTDPYFPMQWYLKNTGQNGGKVRLDLNVQAAWAQGITGKNVTTAIMDDGVDYMHPDLKFNYNAEASYDFSSNDPFPYPRYTDDWFNSHGTRCAGEVAAARDNGICGVGVAYDSKIAGIRMLDQPYMTDLIEANSMGHEPHKIHIYSASWGPTDDGKTVDGPRNATMRAIVQGVNEGRNGLGNIYVWASGDGGEEDDCNCDGYAASMWTISINSAINDGQNAHYDESCSSTLASTFSNGAKDPNTGVATTDLYGKCTTTHSGTSAAAPEAAGVFALALEANPQLTWRDIQHLTVLTSKRNSLFDAKNRFHWTMNGVGLEFNHLFGFGVLDAGAMVTLSKQWHAVPPRYHCEAGEINQPQAIVMGRSLFWEIKTDACKGTDTEVNYLEHVQAVISANASRRGDLELFLTSPMGTKSMILSRRANDDDHRDGFTKWPFMTTHSWGEYPQGTWKLEARFNSPQTRHGYLLEWSLVLHGTKDAPYRTLHPSSPHSKLAIVKKAHEDKKMK; encoded by the exons ATGGGTCACGCTTCTAGGCGCATG CTGGTCGGCGCCGATGGACACGAGTATCATTTCAAGCATCGGACCCTGCCCCATGCCCGGACCAGGCGGAGTCTGACGCACACTCGGGCTTTGAAGAGCCACCCGGCG GTGCACACGGCCGTGCAACAGCCTGGATTCAAGCGGGTTAAGCGTGGTCTGCGGCCAGCTGTTCCTGCCATTCATGGCATGAAGTTCGACATGAAGCTCGGCGAAGTTAATCACATCGAGGAGGAGCCCACCGACCCGTATTTTCCGATGCAGTGGTACCTGAAAAACACGGGCCAGAACGGCGGAAAGGTGCGACTCGATCTCAACGTGCAGGCAGCGTGGGCCCAGGGCATCACCGGGAAAAATGTCACCACGGCCATCATGGATGACG GAGTGGACTATATGCATCCTGacttgaaatttaattat AATGCGGAGGCCAGCTACGACTTTAGCAGTAATGATCCCTTTCCGTATCCCCGCTACACCGACGACTGGTTTAATAG TCATGGAACCCGGTGTGCCGGCGAAGTGGCTGCTGCCAGAGATAATGGAATTTGTGGCGTTGGCGTTGCTTATGACAGCAAAATCGCAG GCATACGCATGCTGGATCAGCCGTACATGACGGACCTAATCGAGGCCAACTCCATGGGCCACGAGCCGCACAAAATCCACATCTACAGCGCCTCCTGGGGTCCCACGGACGATGGCAAGACGGTCGATGGACCGCGGAACGCCACCATGCGAGCGATAGTCCAGGGCGTGAATGAG GGACGAAATGGCCTGGGCAACATCTATGTTTGGGCATCCGGCGACGGCGGAGAGGAGGACGACTGCAACTGCGACGGGTATGCCGCCTCCATGTGGACTATTTCCATTAATAGCGCCATCAACGACGGCCAGAACGCTCACTACGACGAGAGCTGCAGCTCCACCCTAGCGTCCACGTTCAGCAATGGAGCCAAGGACCCCAATACGGGCGTTGCTACCACGGACTTGTATGGAAAGTGCACGACCACCCACTCGGGTACCAGTGCGGCGGCGCCCGAAGCAGCGGGCGTCTTTGCCCTGGCCTTGGAGGCAAA TCCGCAGCTTACTTGGCGCGATATCCAGCATCTGACGGTGCTGACATCAAAACGCAACTCCCTGTTCGATGCCAAGAACCGTTTCCACTGGACAATGAACGGCGTGGGCCTGGAGTTCAATCACCTCTTCGGGTTCGGAGTACTAGATGCAGGCGCCATGGTCACGTTGTCGAAGCAATGGCATGCAGTGCCACCTCGATACCACTGTGAAGCGGGCGAGATTAACCAACCGCA GGCCATTGTTATGGGCCGCTCGCTGTTTTGGGAGATCAAAACCGATGCCTGCAAGGGCACTGACACGGAGGTCAACTACTTGGAGCATGTTCAGGCGGTGATATCGGCGAATGCCTCGCGGCGTGGCGATTTGGAACTATTCCTTACCTCGCCCATGGGAACAAA ATCTATGATCCTGTCGCGTCGCGCTAATGATGATGATCACCGCGATGGTTTTACCAAGTGGCCCTTCATGACCACTCATTCCTGGGGTGAATATCCACAGGGAACCTGGAAATTGGAG GCTCGTTTCAATTCCCCGCAAACGCGACATGGATACCTTTTGGAATGGTCTTTGGTACTCCATGGCACCAAGGATGCGCCCTACCGCACTCTCCATCCTTCCTCGCCCCACTCCAAGCTGGCAATTGTAAAGAAGGCCCACGAGGACAAAAAGATGAAGTAG
- the LOC108122681 gene encoding uncharacterized protein, whose translation MENVFIKRRSLTLSTRLLQKRHSASPQSCGRHGTGQDVTLSAEPPGSPSSIVTLSDDGESTPPHKRAPSLDDSVDFSPRLDVSLSPNYLFSQTLATESPEVGWRWNRSSNATTDSGFDSAEITSASQTTRDRRRQITFKGCEDRRTQLDNEQWRAQQMRAREMLKERCDKLHRQLDQVAVSEKPVPGPTVHHVAARTRSASKKVEPKPIALAPPPVAADPMADFLNDSETDMFLLEASQQLESKIDTQKVGEPEPKVSAITTPTSHHKTKRPSFYMKFLEDESESEDWLSALEEAVQQATMPKKPRTSLQRYKSMPTTGDTSSGVSTITSVTAGRGSSTSTSASNASGTAMANTSRIKRHASSHALSPATSHARGKLFGSRK comes from the exons atgGAAAACGTATTTATTAAACGGCGCTCGCTGACTCTTAGCACCCGCCTGCTGCAGAAACGCCACAGTG CTTCGCCGCAGAGCTGCGGGCGCCATGGAACCGGACAGGATGTGACTTTGTCTGCTGAGCCGCCTGGCTCTCCCTCGTCTATTGTGACACTATCAGATGATGGAGAGAGCACTCCGCCCCACAAGCGAGCGCCCAGCTTGGACGATAGCGTTGATTTCTCGCCTCGCCTGGACGTCAGCCTGTCGCCCAACTATCTATTTTCACAGACTCTGGCCACCGAGAGCCCGGAGGTGGGATGGCGCTGGAACCGCAGCAGTAACGCAACCACGGACAGTGGCTTCGACTCTGCTGAGATAACTTCGGCCAGTCAGACCACCAGAGATCGTCGCCGCCAAATAACGTTTAAGGGCTGCGAAGATAGGCGCACCCAGCTGGACAACGAGCAGTGGCGGGCACAGCAGATGCGGGCGCGGGAGATGCTGAAGGAGCGATGCGATAAGCTCCATCGCCAGCTGGACCAGGTGGCTGTTTCGGAAAAACCAGTACCAGGACCAACGGTTCATCATGTGGCGGCACGCACACGCTCCGCTAGTAAGAAAGTAGAACCCAAGCCCATTGCCTTAGCCCCTCCTCCAGTGGCAGCAGACCCCATGGCGGATTTCCTGAACGATTCTGAAACGGATATGTTTCTGTTGGAGGCCTCCCAGCAGCTGGAATCTAAGATAGACACTCAAAAGGTCGGCGAACCAGAGCCGAAAGTTTCGGCTATAACGACGCCAACCAGCCACCACAAAACGAAGAGACCCTCATTCTATATGAAATTCCTTGAGGATGAGAGCGAAAGTGAGGACTGGCTGAGTGCCTTGGAGGAAGCTGTGCAACAGGCCACGATGCCCAAAAAGCCGCGTACCTCGCTGCAGCGATACAAGTCGATGCCTACCACCGGAGACACATCTAGTGGCGTCTCCACGATAACAAGCGTAACAGCCGGCCGGGGAAGCTCGACAAGTACGAGTGCCTCCAACGCATCTGGAACAGCGATGGCCAATACGTCGCGTATCAAGCGTCATGCCAGCTCACATGCCCTATCCCCGGCTACTTCGCATG CGCGCGGAAAACTTTTTGGCAGCCGGAAATGA
- the Yif1 gene encoding protein YIF1B-A isoform X2, with protein MNYNPNAASAAGRPRPPKRVSDVNAMGPSAPSSSFMAPQAGPGMLDPNMYAAPQAPLAQPNSYGFNLNPSQQPQQPPQQQNPQQNFGYAPLPTQPSPAPAPGAPPAYGLAPPGQPGAGAVPPGQYPQFAMFQQPIVQDMAMQYGQRLADQGKQLVENQFEKWVPVAKLKYYFAVDNAYVGRKLRLLFFPYIHKDWSLRYDQEHPVQPRYDVNAPDLYLPTMGYITYVIVAGLLLGMQKRFSPEQLGIQASSAMAYSIFELVIYSIALYVMNVKTSLKTLDLLAFTGYKYVNIVVCLMVSTLFFKSGYYIALAYTSFSFGFFLLRTLRTKLLQDNSPAAPSGAINYDPYGNPQQFDYSGGKKRKLYFLFMVVVGQALFAFLLSKHLYLPEAEILAAPKTF; from the exons ATGAACTACAATCCGAACGCGG CATCAGCTGCTGGTCGCCCGCGGCCCCCCAAGCGTGTGAGCGATGTTAACGCCATGGGCCCCTCGGCTCCCAGTTCGAGCTTTATGGCTCCACAGGCCGGACCTGGGATGCTCGATCCCAACATGTACGCCGCTCCCCAGGCTCCGTTGGCTCAGCCCAACAGCTACGGCTTTAACTTAAATCCTTcccagcagccgcagcagccgcCTCAGCAGCAGAACCCACAACAGAACTTTGGCTATGCTCCACTGCCTACTCAACCGTCGCCAGCGCCGGCACCGGGAGCCCCACCCGCCTATGGATTAGCGCCTCCCGGACAACCTGGAGCTGGAGCGGTGCCGCCCGGGCAGTACCCACAGTTTGCAATGTTTCAGCAACCCATCGTCCAGGACATGGCTATGCAATATGGCCAGCGGCTAGCAGACCAAGGCAAGCAGCTGGTGGAGAATCAGTTCGAAAAGTGGGTGCCTGTGGCCAAGCTGAAGTACTACTTTGCGGTGGACAATGCATACGTGGGCCGTAAGCTGCGTCTTCTCTTCTTCCCTTATATACACAAG GATTGGTCTCTGAGGTACGATCAGGAGCACCCAGTACAGCCGCGCTACGACGTGAATGCCCCGGATCTTTACCTTCCCACCATGGGCTACATAACTTACGTGATTGTGGCCGGACTGCTGCTTGGAATGCAGAAGCGCTTCTCCCCGGAGCAGCTCGGCATCCAGGCTTCCAGTGCCATGGCGTACAGCATCTTCGAACTGGTTATTTACTCCATTGCCCTGTATGTGATGAACGTGAAGACGAGCCTCAAGACGCTGGACCTTCTGGCCTTTACGGGATATAAGTACGTGAACATAGTAGTTTGCCTGATGGTCAGCACGCTCTTCTTTAAGTCTGGATACTACATAGCCCTGGCGTATACAAGTTTCTCATTTGGATTCTTCCTG CTTCGGACTTTGCGAACAAAATTGCTGCAGGATAACTCCCCAGCTGCACCCAGTGGAGCTATAAACTATGATCCTTACGGCAATCCCCAGCAGTTTGACTACAGCGGCGGAAAGAAGCGAAAACTTTACTTCCTGTTCATGGTCGTGGTGGGTCAAGCACTGTTTGCCTTCCTCCTCTCCAAGCATTTGTATCTGCCAGAGGCAGAGATTCTGGCTGCGCCGAAGACCTTTTGA
- the Yif1 gene encoding protein YIF1B-A isoform X1 translates to MNYNPNAGMRNRKWENSSAAGRPRPPKRVSDVNAMGPSAPSSSFMAPQAGPGMLDPNMYAAPQAPLAQPNSYGFNLNPSQQPQQPPQQQNPQQNFGYAPLPTQPSPAPAPGAPPAYGLAPPGQPGAGAVPPGQYPQFAMFQQPIVQDMAMQYGQRLADQGKQLVENQFEKWVPVAKLKYYFAVDNAYVGRKLRLLFFPYIHKDWSLRYDQEHPVQPRYDVNAPDLYLPTMGYITYVIVAGLLLGMQKRFSPEQLGIQASSAMAYSIFELVIYSIALYVMNVKTSLKTLDLLAFTGYKYVNIVVCLMVSTLFFKSGYYIALAYTSFSFGFFLLRTLRTKLLQDNSPAAPSGAINYDPYGNPQQFDYSGGKKRKLYFLFMVVVGQALFAFLLSKHLYLPEAEILAAPKTF, encoded by the exons ATGAACTACAATCCGAACGCGGGTATGCGGAACCGTAAGTGGGAGAACT CATCAGCTGCTGGTCGCCCGCGGCCCCCCAAGCGTGTGAGCGATGTTAACGCCATGGGCCCCTCGGCTCCCAGTTCGAGCTTTATGGCTCCACAGGCCGGACCTGGGATGCTCGATCCCAACATGTACGCCGCTCCCCAGGCTCCGTTGGCTCAGCCCAACAGCTACGGCTTTAACTTAAATCCTTcccagcagccgcagcagccgcCTCAGCAGCAGAACCCACAACAGAACTTTGGCTATGCTCCACTGCCTACTCAACCGTCGCCAGCGCCGGCACCGGGAGCCCCACCCGCCTATGGATTAGCGCCTCCCGGACAACCTGGAGCTGGAGCGGTGCCGCCCGGGCAGTACCCACAGTTTGCAATGTTTCAGCAACCCATCGTCCAGGACATGGCTATGCAATATGGCCAGCGGCTAGCAGACCAAGGCAAGCAGCTGGTGGAGAATCAGTTCGAAAAGTGGGTGCCTGTGGCCAAGCTGAAGTACTACTTTGCGGTGGACAATGCATACGTGGGCCGTAAGCTGCGTCTTCTCTTCTTCCCTTATATACACAAG GATTGGTCTCTGAGGTACGATCAGGAGCACCCAGTACAGCCGCGCTACGACGTGAATGCCCCGGATCTTTACCTTCCCACCATGGGCTACATAACTTACGTGATTGTGGCCGGACTGCTGCTTGGAATGCAGAAGCGCTTCTCCCCGGAGCAGCTCGGCATCCAGGCTTCCAGTGCCATGGCGTACAGCATCTTCGAACTGGTTATTTACTCCATTGCCCTGTATGTGATGAACGTGAAGACGAGCCTCAAGACGCTGGACCTTCTGGCCTTTACGGGATATAAGTACGTGAACATAGTAGTTTGCCTGATGGTCAGCACGCTCTTCTTTAAGTCTGGATACTACATAGCCCTGGCGTATACAAGTTTCTCATTTGGATTCTTCCTG CTTCGGACTTTGCGAACAAAATTGCTGCAGGATAACTCCCCAGCTGCACCCAGTGGAGCTATAAACTATGATCCTTACGGCAATCCCCAGCAGTTTGACTACAGCGGCGGAAAGAAGCGAAAACTTTACTTCCTGTTCATGGTCGTGGTGGGTCAAGCACTGTTTGCCTTCCTCCTCTCCAAGCATTTGTATCTGCCAGAGGCAGAGATTCTGGCTGCGCCGAAGACCTTTTGA
- the LOC108122636 gene encoding WD repeat-containing protein 20, with the protein MANQLDANVKDDLKTQFVTREGTYRLLTLSEYSRPNRVGYSSNQSSPQVRVSIVTLPNPGKVPAEAGSPTGGTGAAGGGGGGATGAAGAATTTNGTSPASSPTGAATGGGVGNLSNGGAGGDNNYSNNNNNGSGGGGTSTVDARLGGGISMHSMMNGSVMDQNGVATNQIVGGDRICFNFGRDLYVYSFRGAKKGTEMSKPIDKKFYKGTNPSCHDFNASAATPTGAPLLVGFTTGQIQLVSPQVGPREMRKLFNEERLIDKTKVTCLKWLPNSPHLFLAAHASGHLYLYNEELPCAATAPSYQPFKLGDGYTILTCKAKSTRNPLYKWVFSTDNCCVNEFCFSPCGSHLAVVSQDGFLRVFHYDTMELLGIARSYFGGFLCVCWSPDGKYIVVGGEDDLVTVWSLQERRVVARGQGHRSWVSVVAFDPYTTSYTNWDGGDFSDDENQMNEYTNSREARFSADSTANGFDGFDRNSTPVHASRNRPHSASFRSDASSADKLAISYRLGSVSQDTQICLWDITEDVLRHPLALRQRVNSERAYVNGGLDGEADPEADGIKVIRPVAMGQAGSGSCSPIRETAGGAGAAGNGNGAGENSNSSSSKFSTANCTISSQSSPDDCDTEAATPASTSSNAGAVAGTTAAATTASKPSSRNHGTGNSIKFPNCISATKSDSIDGGGSAGQRTSQPTSGYNSKNSNSSTKSSSSGSFGAFNSLTQRLSNFSFLSSSDKKAAAGYEGSHSTAHRQHRKAMSMLKSYNQHNHSGNHSQSNHSSSSNFGQASNLESGIGSSTTAHSFGSLKMSKSSHHSSLAAAGQSVGAGTGAGVSTFDPMQLIGTPACPRFDECPLLEPLLSKKIAHERLTALIFREDCFLTACQDGFIYTWARPGHATNATQHLSPGQAAAPGGTVI; encoded by the exons ATGGCCAACCAACTGGACGCCAATGTCAAGGACGACCTGAAGACGCAGTTCGTCACACGCGAGGGCACCTACCGGCTGCTGACCCTCTCCGAATACTCGCGACCCAACCGGGTCGGCTACAGCAGCAACCAGAGCTCTCCGCAGGTCCGGGTCTCCATAGTCACGCTCCCGAATCCGGGCAAGGTGCCGGCCGAGGCAGGATCGCCCACAGGAGGAACAGgggcagcaggaggaggaggaggaggagcgaCCGGGGCAGCGGGAGCGGCTACCACAACGAATGGTACCTCGCCGGCGTCTTCGCCAACTGGGGCAGCAACAGGAGGTGGAGTAGGCAACTTGTCCAATGGTGGCGCCGGCGGGGACAACAACtacagcaacaataacaataacggCAGCGGTGGAGGAGGAACCAGCACGGTGGATGCCCGCCTGGGCGGCGGAATCTCCATGCACTCGATGATGAACGGCAGTGTAATGGACCAGAACGGAGTGGCCACCAATCAGATTGTGGGCGGAGACCGCATCTGTTTCAACTTTGGCCGGGATCTGTATGTCTACTCATTTCGCGGTGCCAAAAAG GGCACCGAGATGAGCAAGCCGATTGATAAGAAGTTCTACAAGGGCACCAATCCCAGTTGTCATGACTTTAACGCGAGCGCAGCCACGCCCACGGGCGCGCCACTACTAGTGGGCTTCACCACGGGTCAGATACAGCTCGTATCCCCCCAGGTGGGACCGAGGGAGATGCGGAAGCTATTCAACGAGGAG CGACTGATCGACAAGACCAAAGTGACCTGCCTAAAGTGGTTGCCCAACTCGCCGCACCTGTTCCTCGCCGCGCACGCCTCGGGTCACCTGTACCTGTACAACGAGGAGCTACCCTGCGCCGCCACCGCGCCCAGTTACCAGCCCTTTAAGCTGGGCGATGGCtatacgatactcacctgcaAGGCCAAGTCCACCCGCAATCCGCTGTACAAGTGGGTCTTCAGCACCGACAACTGCTGCGTGAACGAGTTCTGCTTCTCGCCCTGCGGCTCCCACTTGGCTGTGGTCTCCCAGGACGGTTTCCTGCGCGTCTTTCACTACGACACGATGGAGCTACTGGGAATAGCTCGTTCCTATTTCGGCGGCTTCCTGTGCGTCTGCTGGTCACCCGACGGAAAGTACATCGTGGTGGGCGGCGAGGACGACCTGGTAACCGTGTGGTCTCTACAGGAGCGCAGGGTAGTGGCGCGCGGACAGGGCCACCGCTCCTGGGTCTCAGTCGTGGCCTTCGACCCCTATACCACTTCGTACACCAACTGGGATGGCGGCGATTTTAGCGACGATGAGAATCAGATGAACGAGTATACCAACTCGCGGGAGGCTCGCTTTTCGGCAGATTCGACGGCCAATGGCTTCGATGGATTCGACCGGAACTCTACGCCTGTACATGCATCACGGAATCGACCCCATTCCGCCTCTTTCCGATCAGACGCCTCGTCGGCCGACAAACTGGCTATAAGCTACAGACTGGGATCCGTCAGCCAAGACACCCAAATATGTTTGTGGGACATCACGGAGGACGTGTTGCGGCATCCACTGGCTCTCAGGCAGCGGGTGAACAGTGAAAGGGCGTACGTGAACGGGGGTCTGGACGGCGAAGCGGATCCAGAGGCGGATGGCATTAAGGTGATTAGACCGGTGGCCATGGGACAGGCTGGTTCGGGAAGCTGCAGTCCTATCAGGGAAACGGCTGGTGGCGCGGGGGCTGCTGGCAACGGAAACGGCGCCGGGGAGAATAGCAATAGCAGTTCCAGTAAGTTCTCCACCGCCAACTGCACGATATCATCGCAATCATCGCCGGACGATTGCGACACAGAGGCAGCAACTCCTGCTTCCACGTCCTCGAATGCCGGAGCCGTAGCGGGAACGACAGCGGCAGCCACAACCGCCTCGAAACCGAGTAGCCGGAACCACGGTACGGGTAACTCGATTAAGTTCCCCAACTGTATCAGTGCCACCAAGTCCGACAGCATCGATGGAGGCGGAAGTGCAGGTCAGCGGACATCACAGCCCACATCCGGGTACAATAGCAAGAACTCCAACAGCTCGACCAAGTCCTCCAGCTCTGGTAGCTTCGGCGCCTTCAACAGCCTGACGCAGCGGCTCTCGAACTTTAGTTTTCTGAGCAGCTCGGACAAGAAGGCAGCAGCCGGATACGAGGGCAGCCACTCGACGGCGCACCGCCAACACCGCAAAGCAATGAGCATGCTGAAGAGCTACAATCAACACAATCACAGCGGGAACCACAGTCAGAGCAACCACAGCAGCTCATCCAACTTCGGTCAAGCAAGCAATCTGGAATCGGGCATCGGGAGCAGCACGACGGCGCACAGTTTTGGTTCGCTGAAGATGAGCAAGTCGTCGCACCACTCGTCGCTGGCCGCAGCCGGGCAGTCAGTTGGGGCGGGGACAGGCGCTGGAGTGAGTACTTTCGATCCCATGCAGCTAATCGGCACACCCGCCTGCCCGCGCTTCGATGAGTGCCCACTGCTGGAACCGCTGCTCAGCAAGAAGATTGCCCACGAGAGGCTGACGGCGTTGATATTTCGCGAGGACTGTTTTCTGACGGCGTGCCAGGATGGGTTCATCTACACGTGGGCGCGGCCCGGCCACGCAACG AACGCCACTCAGCACCTGTCACCTGGCCAAGCAGCGGCGCCCGGTGGGACGGTAATTTAG